DNA from Candidatus Beckwithbacteria bacterium:
AAACGGCAAACAGCAAGTGTTAATGAGCCATGGCGATCAGGTGTTAAGACTACCGCCGGGATTTATTAATTTAGGTTCGTCTAAAGATGTGCCTAATGTCGCCATGGGTAAGGAGAAGCTTTTAGCGATTCAATTCCATCCGGAAGTAATCCACACAAAGAACGGGATAAAAATTCTTAAAAATTTTATTTTTAATATTTGCCTGGCGAGGAAAGACTTTAATCAATTAAAGTGGCAGAAAAGTGAAATTAAAGGCAGGGCAATCTGCGGTTTATCCGGCGGAATAGATTCGTCAACCGCGGCGGCTTTAGTTTATCAGGTAATAGGACGACAATTAAAATGTGTTTATGTGGATACTGGTTTAATGAGATTGGGGGAAACAGTCCAAATTGAAAAAGATTTTAAGAAATTTTTTAAAGAAGATTTAATTATTATCCGGGCGGAAAAGCAATTTTTAGAAGCCTTAAAGGGAGTGGAAGAGCCGGAAGAAAAAAGGAAAATAATCGGTAATTTATTCATTAAATTATTTGAAGCGGAAGCCAAAAAATGGGGAGCAAAATGGTTAGTCCAGGGGACGATTTATCCGGATGTGATTGAGAGTGCCCCCACTTCGCTAAAGCTACGTGGGGTTTCTGCTGAAACAATTAAAAGTCATCATAATGTCGCTGGGTTGCCGGAAGAAATGAAGCTGAAATTAATCGAACCGCTGCGGGATTTATACAAGGATGAAGTGCGGCAGTTAGCCGCAAAATTGGGTTTGCCTAAAAATATTATTAAGCGTCAGCCGTTTCCCGGACCGGGGTTGGCCATCAGAATCAGGGGGGAAGTCACTAAGGAAAGATTAGATCGCTTGCGGCAGGCGGATAAAATTTTACAGGAAGAAATCAAAGAGCCGGTTTGGCAGACTTTTGCAATTTATGTGCCGTTAAAAACTACCGGGGTGAAAGGTGACGGTCGCAGTTTTGAAGACATGATTGCTATCCGTTCGGTGACTGCCAAAGATGCGATGACGGCCGACTGGACGCGTTTGCCCTATAAATTATTAGCTAAAGCTTCGGCTAGAATTGTCAATGAAGTAGCGGGGATTAACCGGGTGGTTTATGACATTACCACCAAACCGCCGGCAACAATGGAATGGGAGTAGCTAAAATTTTCCAATAATGCCGGTCAGCAATTTGGACATGTTCGGAGCGGCTTTGGCGGATTCGGCCAGCACCTCGCCGTGGGAGTGTTTGACAAAAGCCAGATTAGTGACAAAGGTTAGGCCGAGAACCTTCATGCCTAAATAATTAGCCATAATTGTTTCCGGGACATTACTCATGCCGACGACGTCGGCACCCATGGCGATCAACGCCCGCTTATCCGCCGGCGTTTCATACTGCGGGCCGTGACAATAAGCGTAAACACCGCGATGGCAACGCAACCTTAATTTTTTAGCCTGCTTTTCGGCTAGTTTAATTAATTGAAGATTAAAAACTTGGGACATATCAACAAATTTCGGGCCGACTAAGGGAGTTTGGGAGAGTAGAGTAATAATGTCCGACAAGACCACAAAATCCCCAACGCGATATTTAGGGTTAAGCCCGCCGACAGCATTGGTAATAATTAAATTTTTAACACCAAGTTTTTTTAAATATTGAATTGGCCGGGTGACTTGTTGGGGAGAATAGCCTTCGTAAAGATGGAATCGGCCGGACATAATTAAGATCTCCTGATGTTTCAGGCGGGCGTGA
Protein-coding regions in this window:
- a CDS encoding purine-nucleoside phosphorylase yields the protein METALILGSGWNAIINQVVILKRESYQKLFHLKSTVPGHSGELIHARLKHQEILIMSGRFHLYEGYSPQQVTRPIQYLKKLGVKNLIITNAVGGLNPKYRVGDFVVLSDIITLLSQTPLVGPKFVDMSQVFNLQLIKLAEKQAKKLRLRCHRGVYAYCHGPQYETPADKRALIAMGADVVGMSNVPETIMANYLGMKVLGLTFVTNLAFVKHSHGEVLAESAKAAPNMSKLLTGIIGKF
- the guaA gene encoding glutamine-hydrolyzing GMP synthase; its protein translation is MIIVIDFGSQTAHLINRRIRDLGVESRVVSYKISLEKLKNLKGIILSGGPSFVNLPNSPTISKKVFSLGVPVLGICYGMQLMGKILGGEVGKGKNKEFGVVEVDLKKSKLFKGINGKQQVLMSHGDQVLRLPPGFINLGSSKDVPNVAMGKEKLLAIQFHPEVIHTKNGIKILKNFIFNICLARKDFNQLKWQKSEIKGRAICGLSGGIDSSTAAALVYQVIGRQLKCVYVDTGLMRLGETVQIEKDFKKFFKEDLIIIRAEKQFLEALKGVEEPEEKRKIIGNLFIKLFEAEAKKWGAKWLVQGTIYPDVIESAPTSLKLRGVSAETIKSHHNVAGLPEEMKLKLIEPLRDLYKDEVRQLAAKLGLPKNIIKRQPFPGPGLAIRIRGEVTKERLDRLRQADKILQEEIKEPVWQTFAIYVPLKTTGVKGDGRSFEDMIAIRSVTAKDAMTADWTRLPYKLLAKASARIVNEVAGINRVVYDITTKPPATMEWE